The proteins below come from a single Danio aesculapii chromosome 23, fDanAes4.1, whole genome shotgun sequence genomic window:
- the neurod4 gene encoding neurogenic differentiation factor 4, with protein sequence MMTKPYGKPGDVTELVSSLGWMDEDLSSQDGDRTPEIGHYSLHRSNRGPLEIGSEDMDEEEEEEEEDEEMGLDGEKAPKRRGPKKKKMTKARQERFRARRIKANARERSRMHGLNDALDNLRRVMPCYSKTQKLSKIETLRLARNYIWALSEVLESGQSPESHGFVEMLCKGLSQPTSNLVAGCLQLGPTTMLKLDEKCGVPGAGVPQGHPISYPSPGLPSPPYGTMEASHLLHLKGYKGPNYENSSPNECSSGTPPYDGPLTPPLSISGNFALKQEPSPREGERNFTPHPAHYISSHPFPPSSLAGLPAPQGHPLFPGSRYELPLDMAFEPFAPSHIVTSQMNSIYSE encoded by the coding sequence ATGATGACCAAACCCTACGGAAAACCAGGAGATGTGACTGAGCTAGTCAGCTCccttggatggatggacgaagaCCTAAGTTCACAAGATGGTGACCGTACCCCTGAAATAGGCCACTATTCACTACACAGGAGCAACCGTGGACCCTTAGAAATCGGTAGTGAGGATATggatgaagaagaggaggaggaggaggaagatgaagaAATGGGTCTTGATGGAGAGAAAGCACCCAAGAGAAGAGGCCCTAAAAAGAAGAAAATGACCAAAGCAAGACAAGAACGTTTCCGTGCCCGCCGAATCAAAGCCAATGCCAGGGAACGCTCACGCATGCATGGCTTAAATGACGCATTGGACAACTTGCGGCGCGTCATGCCTTGCTACTCAAAGACCCAGAAGCTCTCCAAAATTGAGACCCTGCGGCTGGCCCGCAACTACATCTGGGCACTTTCAGAAGTTCTGGAGAGCGGTCAGTCACCCGAGAGCCACGGTTTTGTGGAGATGCTATGCAAAGGGCTTTCACAACCTACCAGCAACCTTGTGGCCGGCTGCCTCCAACTTGGGCCCACGACCATGCTCAAGCTGGACGAAAAGTGTGGGGTCCCAGGAGCAGGTGTTCCACAGGGTCACCCCATCAGCTATCCCTCACCAGGACTGCCCAGTCCACCCTACGGCACAATGGAGGCCTCACACTTGCTTCATCTAAAGGGCTACAAGGGGCCTAACTATGAGAACTCCTCACCCAATGAATGTAGTAGTGGCACTCCACCATACGACGGGCCTCTAACTCCACCACTCAGCATCAGCGGCAACTTCGCTCTCAAGCAGGAGCCATCACCTCGTGAAGGAGAGAGGAACTTTACACCTCATCCGGCCCACTACATCTCCTCACACCCATTCCCGCCGTCCTCCTTAGCCGGTCTTCCAGCTCCTCAGGGTCACCCACTGTTCCCTGGCTCTCGATACGAGCTTCCTTTAGACATGGCTTTCGAGCCGTTTGCCCCGTCGCACATTGTGACATCACAGATGAACAGCATTTACAGCGAATAA